The following coding sequences lie in one Brevibacterium marinum genomic window:
- a CDS encoding iron-siderophore ABC transporter substrate-binding protein, whose translation MHRILAPLLASVLVLSACGGGGGTEESASGPSVDTKFGSVEVPQDPQTVVALGWGDAETALALGVQPVGASDWVEFGGKGVGPWAEDLYDQAPEIISTMEPDFEKIAALEPDLILDTKSSGEQERYDRLSEIAPTVGAPEGGDNYLTTMDQQVDLVSQALGKEDEGEKLLEDLDAKYEAAREAHPEFDGKSVSVAAKTSEGWGAYVEGSERVQFMEQLGFEQSEKVAALEPSGFTATVSEEKLDELDADLLVAFPIYIPDAEITENAAFKRIPAVEDGHSLVLTKDLNDVRQAFSLNSVLSASFAAEKMPDLLADTLK comes from the coding sequence ATGCACCGTATTCTCGCCCCACTGCTCGCCTCCGTACTCGTTCTCTCCGCCTGCGGCGGCGGAGGAGGGACGGAGGAGTCTGCATCCGGGCCGAGCGTCGATACGAAGTTCGGCTCCGTCGAGGTCCCGCAGGATCCGCAGACGGTCGTGGCCCTGGGCTGGGGCGACGCGGAGACCGCACTGGCCCTCGGGGTGCAGCCGGTCGGAGCCTCCGACTGGGTGGAGTTCGGCGGCAAGGGCGTCGGCCCGTGGGCCGAGGACCTCTACGACCAGGCTCCGGAGATCATCTCGACGATGGAACCCGACTTCGAGAAGATCGCTGCCCTCGAACCCGACCTCATCCTCGACACGAAGAGCTCCGGAGAGCAGGAGCGCTATGACCGGCTGTCGGAGATCGCTCCGACCGTGGGTGCGCCCGAGGGCGGCGACAATTACCTGACCACGATGGACCAGCAGGTCGATCTCGTCTCCCAGGCCCTGGGCAAGGAGGACGAAGGAGAGAAGCTGCTCGAGGATCTCGATGCGAAGTACGAGGCCGCACGTGAGGCACATCCGGAGTTCGACGGAAAATCCGTGAGCGTGGCTGCCAAGACCTCCGAAGGCTGGGGCGCCTACGTCGAGGGATCCGAACGCGTCCAGTTCATGGAACAGCTCGGGTTCGAACAGTCGGAGAAGGTTGCAGCACTCGAACCTTCGGGCTTCACCGCCACCGTGTCGGAGGAGAAGCTCGACGAGCTCGACGCGGATCTGCTCGTCGCCTTCCCGATCTACATCCCCGATGCGGAGATCACCGAGAACGCCGCCTTCAAACGGATTCCGGCAGTCGAGGACGGTCACAGCCTGGTGCTGACGAAGGACCTCAACGACGTCCGACAGGCATTCTCCCTCAACTCGGTTCTCTCGGCTTCCTTCGCAGCGGAGAAGATGCCAGACCTCCTCGCCGACACTCTCAAGTAG
- a CDS encoding helix-turn-helix transcriptional regulator, protein MPGRLLRLLSLLQSRGWWRAGELSEHLGVESRTLRRDIERLKSLDYPVRSRTGRDGGYSLGESSNLPPLQFDDEEAVAIAVSLSTASRQGRGQSVSGGVQVATDSARIKLERMLPTRLRRRYHRLVQSIEAGPDPDPGGEAGLPDTEVLLELSDACADHQALSFIHVKRDGSRTLRRVQPHKLVTMSGYWYLVAFDSDRDDWRSFKVERISSVKHRHERFEPQALDAWSFVTQSFAEARYRFSATVTFEISAQQLRSKHHGTIFGVVTELTHQRCEVRLSADALDLVVEYLCALLSVDADFQIAADREVLNRLEAIRARLGTVG, encoded by the coding sequence ATGCCCGGCAGGCTGCTGCGTCTACTCTCGCTCCTCCAATCGCGAGGGTGGTGGCGGGCCGGGGAACTGAGCGAACACCTGGGTGTGGAGTCTCGTACTCTGCGCAGAGACATCGAGAGATTGAAGTCACTCGACTATCCGGTTCGCAGTCGGACCGGCCGTGATGGGGGATACAGCCTGGGGGAGTCGTCGAATCTGCCGCCCCTGCAATTCGATGACGAGGAAGCCGTGGCGATTGCAGTGAGTCTGTCGACCGCCAGTCGCCAGGGGCGCGGCCAATCCGTTTCGGGTGGTGTGCAGGTCGCAACCGACAGCGCGAGGATCAAGCTCGAACGAATGCTGCCTACGCGCCTCCGCCGTCGCTATCACCGACTGGTCCAATCGATTGAGGCCGGGCCTGATCCCGATCCCGGTGGTGAAGCCGGGCTGCCGGATACCGAGGTGTTGCTCGAACTCTCCGATGCGTGTGCTGATCATCAAGCGTTGTCATTCATACACGTCAAGCGCGATGGCTCCCGTACGCTCCGGCGTGTGCAACCGCATAAACTCGTCACGATGTCAGGGTATTGGTATCTGGTCGCTTTCGACTCCGATCGCGACGATTGGCGTTCCTTCAAGGTCGAACGCATCAGCTCGGTCAAGCACCGTCATGAACGGTTCGAGCCCCAAGCGCTCGACGCCTGGTCCTTTGTGACCCAGTCTTTCGCCGAGGCACGCTATCGGTTCAGCGCCACCGTGACTTTTGAGATCTCGGCCCAACAGCTGAGGTCGAAGCACCATGGCACGATCTTCGGTGTCGTAACGGAGCTGACGCACCAACGTTGCGAGGTGAGGCTGAGCGCTGATGCGCTCGATCTTGTCGTCGAGTACCTGTGTGCCTTGCTCAGCGTCGATGCCGACTTCCAAATTGCCGCCGATCGCGAAGTGCTCAATCGGCTCGAGGCTATTCGTGCGCGACTGGGAACTGTGGGTTAA
- a CDS encoding FAD-binding oxidoreductase, protein MNSITGFQIDHPHSPDRIASPLTATEVAAAVRSELSSRSPLIAVQSTGHGRTAGMRSGTLIDTSRMNDVAVDPSTCTVTAGAGARFAEVMAATAPHGLAPLSGSFPGVGIAGYSLSGGVGLLSRKYGFAADNVLSAEIVTPDGEIRMASAQENPELFWALRGAGSNFGVVTSLTMRVFPIVEVLGGSIEIDLRVSPQAGQVWREWAMQQGRDMMTAAAICSAPTSAEDLPAFLRGIHQLRIQVAWSGGTELGRAEVARLEHALVAAGAEFASSIDVVPFARTGEIFAEPDEPHSYGSEAFFLPELGEQTMVDLIEASTPDRVPTFTVIGLRLLGGAMAKAPETANALGHREATWLFSVLSPLNESEETPLPHHLTIAGELGASEIGDVLLGRSLNFTFRSLDAKEIASAFEPDDLTRLRSLRDHFDPHRVMLAQFAV, encoded by the coding sequence ATGAACTCGATCACAGGATTCCAAATTGACCATCCGCACTCGCCCGACCGCATCGCCAGCCCCCTGACCGCCACCGAGGTGGCCGCCGCTGTACGCTCCGAGCTGAGCTCCCGTTCACCCCTGATCGCCGTGCAATCGACCGGCCACGGCCGGACTGCGGGGATGCGTTCGGGAACACTCATCGACACCTCGAGAATGAATGATGTCGCCGTCGACCCCTCCACTTGCACGGTGACCGCCGGAGCCGGTGCCCGTTTCGCAGAGGTGATGGCAGCCACCGCACCCCATGGGCTAGCCCCGTTGTCGGGAAGTTTTCCCGGAGTCGGCATTGCCGGATACAGCTTGAGCGGCGGCGTTGGCCTTCTGTCACGAAAATACGGATTTGCTGCCGACAATGTCCTCAGCGCAGAAATCGTCACCCCGGATGGCGAAATCAGGATGGCATCCGCACAGGAGAACCCGGAGCTGTTCTGGGCCCTGCGCGGGGCTGGTTCGAATTTCGGCGTCGTGACTTCGTTGACGATGCGAGTATTCCCCATTGTGGAAGTGCTCGGTGGCTCTATCGAGATCGATCTGCGAGTCTCTCCCCAAGCCGGCCAGGTTTGGCGGGAGTGGGCGATGCAGCAGGGCCGGGACATGATGACTGCCGCTGCCATCTGCTCGGCGCCGACCAGTGCCGAAGACCTGCCTGCCTTCCTGCGCGGAATCCATCAGTTGCGGATACAGGTCGCATGGTCGGGTGGGACTGAACTCGGTCGGGCCGAAGTCGCACGCCTGGAGCATGCCCTGGTGGCTGCCGGGGCGGAATTCGCCTCGAGCATCGATGTCGTGCCTTTTGCGAGGACCGGCGAGATCTTTGCCGAACCGGACGAGCCCCACTCATATGGCAGTGAAGCGTTCTTCCTTCCCGAGCTCGGCGAGCAGACTATGGTGGACCTCATTGAAGCGAGTACCCCGGACAGGGTGCCAACCTTCACCGTCATCGGTCTGCGCCTGCTCGGTGGCGCCATGGCCAAAGCGCCCGAGACCGCGAACGCACTCGGACATCGCGAGGCCACATGGCTGTTTTCTGTATTGTCGCCTTTGAACGAGAGCGAGGAGACTCCGCTGCCCCACCACCTCACCATTGCCGGCGAGCTGGGAGCATCCGAGATCGGAGACGTGCTCCTGGGGCGCTCACTCAATTTCACCTTCCGGTCTTTGGACGCCAAAGAGATCGCCTCAGCGTTCGAGCCCGATGATCTGACACGGTTGCGTTCCCTGCGGGATCATTTCGATCCGCACAGGGTCATGCTGGCCCAGTTTGCGGTGTGA